The genomic window CTCCGCCTGCTTTCGCTCCGTAATATCATGGACAAGCCCCTCATAGGAGACGAGGCGTCCCTTTTTTTCATCGAAATGTAAAACGGGTGTATTCATGATCCATCTGACAGCCCCCGATTTATGAATAATTCGATGTTCGAAGGGCCCGGCTGCTTTACCTGAAAGTAATCGGGAGACCTGCTTTTTCACTGATTCCTTATCATCATTATGGATCATTTGATACCAAAGCATTGGATCTTTTTCGTACTCTTTGGGGCTATAGCCGGTAACGGTAATACAACCCGGCCCATGGCTCGATGAAACAGGTTTTCCCCCTTTAATTTTGACGGAATAAATGTAATCAGTGACCGATCCCAGCAGTTCCCGGTAACGTTTCTCACTTGCCTCAATCTCTTCGGTACGCGCCCTGACCAGGGCTTCAAGATGGTGACGATACTTTTCAAGCTCCTCTTCAGCCTCTCTGCGTTCCGTTATATCCTCGCCGGAACTGAGGCTGCCCGTAATATTTCCTTCCTCATCTCTAAGAAGCGTATTGTGCCAGGAAATAAGACGCTTTTCACCTTTCCTGTTAACGACAGGATTTTCATAATACTCGAGAGCTTTGATCTTGCCCGCCATGATCTCTGCAAAACCTTTTTTCACTTCATCCCTCACATCTTGAGGAACAAAATTATCAAACCAGTTTTTGCCTATAATACTCTTTTCACTGTATCCCAGAAGACGGCTCCCCTTTTTGTTAATGAGCCTTACCTTCTGGTCAGGATCGATAACAACGAGGATAACGCCTGCCACATTGAGATACTGCTGCATCTTGACAGCCGTCGCCTTAAACTTCTCTTCAATGGCCTTTCGCTCGCTAATATCACGAATGATGGATGTAAAAAAGAACGCTCCCTTCACTTCCCACCGGGCTAATGAGAGTTCAACAGGAATTTCACTGCCGTCCTTCTTAAGTCCTGCCAACTCGACAGATTTCCCGATGACCTTTGACGGGCCTTTTTTTGAAAGAACGCGACGCAATCCTTCCCGGTGGGCCTTCCTGTACCTGTGGGGAATAATGAGGGTGGCAGGTTCTCCAACAGCCGCTTTGGCGGAATAACCGAAAACAAGTTCAGCGCCCTTGTTCCAGAAGATAATTTCGCCTTCTGAATTAATGGAAATAATCGCCTCATTTGCCGTCTCTGCAACGGACCGGAAATGTTTTCCACTTCTTTCGAGATTCTCAACATTCCAGCTGTTGCTTAAGGCGATAGCCAGGTGGTCCCCGACCATGGAAAGAATGCGAACATCATTATCATTGAATCCACCGGGCTTGTTTGCAAGCCCCATAAGTCCTTTCGCTTTTCCTCCCACCCTGAGGGGAGCAAAAAGGACATTGCTAATGGCCACATGGCCATGAGGCATAAATTTCATCCACTCACTTTGGGGAAAATTATTATCGTAAACAACTTTATTCCGGTGATAGGATTCAGCCCTGAGGCCCCGCACAGGCATGGGAAGGGAAGGATCGACGGTACAGGGAAGACCGCCTGAATCGAGGAAGAGAACATCATTTTCCTCGCCATTTTCAGAAAGGAGAGCAACATAACCGCCATTTGCGCCGGTCAGTTTTTTACATAAGGAAAAAACGGCCTTTGCCGTATCTTCAAAGCTTTTCTGTTCCATGAAGAGGTCCGTGCATTGAAGCAGCAGGGATATCTCTTCATTACGCCGCCGCAGTTCGGAAGCAATCGCCTCTTTATCCCGGGCTGCCTTTCCGGGAGGGGATGTTTTTTCAAGCCTTTCCAGCCGCTTCCGCAAAGCCTGCACTTCATGAATCAACTCATTCTTTGTCTTGTTCCGGTCCTTCATTTATCAGTGACCTGAAGATTAATGGCAAGCAATAAAGGAATCAAAAAAGTCAGGTTCAAGACAAAGATTGTCTCCTGCGACAAAATTTTTTAACGCACCATGTGGCTATTTTGAACCTTTAGATGCCGATTATAAATTTTCAGAGGCGCCTTTACTTTTTACATCCCCATTATTAAAATCTAAACCATAATAGCGGGCTTGTCCAGCCGGAACTTTAAGAAGACCGCATATGTCTATTTTTCCCTTGAAGTTGATCTTCTTTATGATCTATCGTATAAATTAATGTAAAGCATATTTTCAATAGAGAAGAGCATCTTATTATGTCAATAAGCGGCAGTCTGAAAGTTAAAAAACTGGTCAATCTTCTTAAGGAATTGCGCCGGAAAAAAGCAACAGGCGTTCTCAACATCAAAAGCTACTACGGCATGGGCTCAGTTACCCTCATCGAGGGTAAGGCAGCGATGGCCCACTCTTCAAAAAGCGCCGGAAAAATTGGCCGTAAAGTCGTTGAAAAGGGACTGGTCTCTGAAGTCCAGATCCACCAGGCGCTTAAGTTCCAGAAGGAGAAAGATAAGGGAGCACACCTTGGAGACGTCCTTGTTAACATGGGCTTTATCGACCATATCGATCTTGAAAATCTTATATTGAATCAAATAAAGGAAACCATTTACGGCATGAGTTTCTGGGAAGACGGTTTTTTCAGGTTCGATACGGACATTGATAAATCCGCACCTGCCGATATACTCCTCGATCCCAACATCCTGGCCGATGATGAAGTAGAAAGATTTCTTAAGGAATCACAGACCGGCGCAGATCCCGAAAAAAGTGACAAAAAAAAGGAAAAGGAGTCAATCAAGGGAGAAATTACGCGCAGAATCGAAAATATAAGCGATAAACTCCGCTCCTTTAAGCCAAAACAGATCATTCTTCTTGTAGAAGACGAAATGCTCATGCGGCAGATTATTACGGACAAACTCTCCCAATTCGGTTTTGTAATCGAGTCTGTGCCGACACCGAAAGAAGCCCTGGAAAAATTGGCCGCCTATGAAGAAAGCGGCATCTCTCCCATCGTCATTACGGACCTCGTCATGCCCACCATGAGCGGTAAAGGCATGTTCGGCGGTATGGAACTCCTTGAAAGAATACAGGAAGACTACTCCCACATTCCCGTTATTATGACAACAGCCTATCCCGATCAGGGAACAAAGCAAAAAGCCCTCTTCTGGGGCGTCTATTATTACATTTCAAAGCCCGACAGGGGCAAGGCGGCGCCCCATGAACTTGACGGCCTTTTTAATAACTACATGGAAGAGTTGTCCCTCTCCATCGAGAATATCATCAGACG from Deltaproteobacteria bacterium includes these protein-coding regions:
- a CDS encoding PAS domain S-box protein yields the protein MKDRNKTKNELIHEVQALRKRLERLEKTSPPGKAARDKEAIASELRRRNEEISLLLQCTDLFMEQKSFEDTAKAVFSLCKKLTGANGGYVALLSENGEENDVLFLDSGGLPCTVDPSLPMPVRGLRAESYHRNKVVYDNNFPQSEWMKFMPHGHVAISNVLFAPLRVGGKAKGLMGLANKPGGFNDNDVRILSMVGDHLAIALSNSWNVENLERSGKHFRSVAETANEAIISINSEGEIIFWNKGAELVFGYSAKAAVGEPATLIIPHRYRKAHREGLRRVLSKKGPSKVIGKSVELAGLKKDGSEIPVELSLARWEVKGAFFFTSIIRDISERKAIEEKFKATAVKMQQYLNVAGVILVVIDPDQKVRLINKKGSRLLGYSEKSIIGKNWFDNFVPQDVRDEVKKGFAEIMAGKIKALEYYENPVVNRKGEKRLISWHNTLLRDEEGNITGSLSSGEDITERREAEEELEKYRHHLEALVRARTEEIEASEKRYRELLGSVTDYIYSVKIKGGKPVSSSHGPGCITVTGYSPKEYEKDPMLWYQMIHNDDKESVKKQVSRLLSGKAAGPFEHRIIHKSGAVRWIMNTPVLHFDEKKGRLVSYEGLVHDITERKQAEKALRESEQKFRQLAENIKEVFWLTSVEDVERVEYVSPEFERIWGHRQEDIYKNPKLWMECIHKDDVERIGKIFNQFIHKKGAYDVEYRIVRKDGSLRWIADKGFHITGKEGKVVRVAGLAQDVTVRKRVEKELLKSNKMLDAINRAQGGVISEADSYDIFNELLRDFLPLTDSEFGFIAELLYSHEGAPRLKLRALTNIAWNNETKALYKRFRSEGMEFRNMDTLFGAVIKTGKVVISNDPKNDPRSGGLPKGHPPLNSFVGIPFPLKGKMTGIVCAANRSGGYDERMIEYLKPFLATCTSMVDAYRNVLKREEVEEAIRHNAQALEESNRLKDLFIDIIRHDLMNPASLVMNFAEILMEEETDAGKIDIIEEIRLNADKLIHLIKNAAKYSRLETLDKVDLSRLDLDIMLKESMRELERALEKKKMTVVYRRRKESFVFLNKMMGDVFTNLLANAIKYGPLKSKIEIKLRSKKDAWIVSFKDRGPGIADKDKERIFERFVRAAREGDKGYGLGLAIARRIVDLHRGRIWVDDNPEGGSIFSVSLPKGEESQRSF
- a CDS encoding response regulator, whose amino-acid sequence is MSISGSLKVKKLVNLLKELRRKKATGVLNIKSYYGMGSVTLIEGKAAMAHSSKSAGKIGRKVVEKGLVSEVQIHQALKFQKEKDKGAHLGDVLVNMGFIDHIDLENLILNQIKETIYGMSFWEDGFFRFDTDIDKSAPADILLDPNILADDEVERFLKESQTGADPEKSDKKKEKESIKGEITRRIENISDKLRSFKPKQIILLVEDEMLMRQIITDKLSQFGFVIESVPTPKEALEKLAAYEESGISPIVITDLVMPTMSGKGMFGGMELLERIQEDYSHIPVIMTTAYPDQGTKQKALFWGVYYYISKPDRGKAAPHELDGLFNNYMEELSLSIENIIRRREVYFEKDHLDIIRNDLVEELFSTKLELSEVEKTMENKVGDLGFLKETSDILIKEQNVNTVSKSILNYASKELDRAIILLAKKGEYIAYKGISKAPAPGAGEFDKRLTAISIPSGEIDIVEKVTKDKKPYEGRVDPSLLPFIKKMGNEIPEKIIILPMIVEGKVVGLLYGDTLPGTLPCRNVDAVMILLNLASLSLEISHLKNVLSKIPSD